A DNA window from Actinomycetota bacterium contains the following coding sequences:
- the ybeY gene encoding rRNA maturation RNase YbeY, with the protein MKVNLINRQDEIKLNLGLIKKVASFVSCHFDKDKKYEVNLILVSKEEIRQINNQYRQKDAATDVISFSYLFEKDREDIKQEIEQEKEMHGFYTMGEIIICPLVAQDNASSQRGNWNLNLEICLLIVHGFLHIYGYDHENQKDKTVMFDLQEAILQDTAKALNL; encoded by the coding sequence ATGAAAGTAAATTTAATAAACAGGCAGGACGAGATAAAGCTGAATCTCGGTTTGATAAAGAAAGTGGCTTCTTTTGTCTCCTGCCATTTTGATAAGGATAAAAAATATGAGGTAAACCTCATATTGGTTTCCAAAGAAGAGATCAGGCAAATAAATAACCAATATCGGCAGAAGGATGCTGCTACGGATGTGATTTCCTTTTCATACCTATTTGAAAAAGACCGGGAAGATATAAAGCAGGAGATTGAGCAGGAAAAAGAAATGCATGGCTTCTATACCATGGGAGAAATAATTATCTGTCCTTTAGTGGCTCAGGATAATGCTTCCAGCCAAAGAGGTAATTGGAATCTTAATTTAGAAATATGCCTGTTAATAGTGCATGGTTTTCTGCATATCTATGGTTACGATCATGAAAATCAAAAAGATAAAACGGTAATGTTTGATTTGCAGGAAGCTATACTGCAAGACACAGCCAAAGCTTTGAATCTATAA
- the era gene encoding GTPase Era, with protein MKQFKSGFVGLAGRTNVGKSTFINQALGQKVTISTSRSQTTRDRVNCIYNSKSSQIIFVDCPGFFKPQNLLGKKLNRLAEKVLDDSDLLLVMVDVSEGIGGGDLYVFEKIREKPQPKILLLNKIDITEKDQLIQEQKKVEHLQYFKEIIAISAKSGYNLDKCLAAIEENLPPGPQYFNLDMVTDQPQDKLVADIIREKLASYLLQELPHSITVTVSSIEDSTTKSGETIINVYADIFVEKKSQKAIVIGKAGSRLKKVGEQARKELEKLWKKKVFLQLWVKVEQNWTKDEAILNKLGYY; from the coding sequence ATGAAACAATTTAAATCTGGATTTGTAGGTTTAGCAGGGAGAACTAATGTAGGTAAGTCTACTTTTATAAATCAAGCCCTGGGACAGAAGGTTACTATCAGTACCAGTAGGTCACAAACTACCAGGGATAGGGTAAACTGCATCTATAACAGTAAATCTTCGCAAATTATATTTGTAGATTGCCCTGGTTTTTTTAAACCCCAGAACCTGCTGGGGAAGAAGCTTAACCGGCTGGCAGAAAAAGTATTGGATGATTCCGACCTGCTGCTGGTGATGGTGGACGTATCGGAGGGTATAGGTGGGGGAGACCTATATGTGTTTGAAAAAATAAGGGAAAAGCCGCAACCCAAAATATTGCTGTTAAATAAAATAGATATAACTGAAAAAGACCAGTTAATACAGGAACAAAAAAAAGTAGAGCATCTCCAATATTTTAAGGAAATTATAGCTATTTCAGCCAAATCAGGATACAATCTGGACAAATGCCTGGCAGCCATTGAAGAAAACCTTCCCCCAGGTCCCCAGTATTTTAACTTGGATATGGTTACCGATCAGCCTCAGGATAAGCTGGTTGCAGATATAATCAGGGAAAAGCTTGCTTCCTACCTACTGCAGGAACTGCCCCACAGCATTACGGTTACCGTAAGCTCCATAGAAGACAGTACCACTAAGTCTGGTGAGACCATAATTAATGTATATGCAGATATTTTTGTAGAAAAGAAATCACAGAAAGCCATTGTGATAGGCAAGGCAGGAAGCAGGTTAAAGAAAGTGGGAGAACAAGCCCGAAAGGAACTTGAAAAGTTATGGAAAAAAAAGGTTTTCTTACAGCTATGGGTAAAGGTGGAGCAGAATTGGACCAAGGATGAAGCAATTTTAAATAAGCTTGGATATTATTAA